The following coding sequences are from one Neurospora crassa OR74A linkage group I, whole genome shotgun sequence window:
- a CDS encoding branched-chain alpha-keto acid dehydrogenase E2 component, with amino-acid sequence MKNMFLRQSSRAVGRHEVSRLSRRGLSRVAPTATSTRTPSTTSSPTRPLPGNSRSSTLAQQLPSTRRAFHATRDLKVIKPVLLADIGEGIVECEVIQWFVEPGARVEEFSQLCEVQSDKASVEITSRFAGVVKKLYYEAGEMAKVGKPFVDIDIEAGPESKEVEAWTPPGPVSTLEGQQAIKGEAISTSTPQAVAPELKQSFIEAPWARQTPTTSSHAPVTKQTGKHASLATPAVRHLARELSVDITQIPGTGKDGRVLKEDVYKFLQARDSAPTLYPSAATPTSPGGTAAAAAAAATAASAFSSPDATIPGPQKETPVPLTRTQEMMFKSMTRSLTIPHFLYADEVDFTPLVELRTRLNRVLSKSGLPEGQVSKLSYLPFIIKAVSMALYKYPVLNARVELDSNSNGKPSLVMRSQHNIGVAMDTPSGLLVPVIKNVGSLNILSIAAELARLQSLAVAGKLSPQDMSGGTITVSNIGSIGGTYLSPVIVDREVAILGIGRMRTVPAFSTVPGEEDKILRRQICNFSWSADHRVIDGATMARAADVVRTIVEEPDVMVMHLR; translated from the exons ATGAAGAACATGTTCTTGCGGCAGAGTTCCCGCGCCGTTGGCCGGCACGAAGTGTCGCGTCTTAGTCGGAGGGGACTGAGCAGGGTTGCGCCGACTGCGACGTCCACCAGAACCCCATCTACGACTTCGTCGCCTACTCGCCCTCTTCCCGGAAACTCGAGGTCGTCTACTTTAGCTCAACAGTTACCCTCTACGAGAAGAGCGTTTCATGCCACGAGAGACCTCAAAGTCATTAAGCCGGTCCTCCTTGCCGATATTGGAGAGG GTATCGTCGAGTGCGAAGTCATCCAATGGTTCGTCGAACCTGGCGCCCGAGTCGAGGAGTTCTCGCAGCTGTGTGAAGTCCAGAGTGACAAGGCTTCTGTTGAAATTACCAGTCGCTTTGCCGGTGTAGTCAAAAAACTCTACTACGAAGCGGGCGAAATGGCCAAGGTGGGAAAGCCCTTTGTTGATATCGACATTGAGGCCGGTCCGGAGAGCAAGGAGGTGGAAGCTTGGACTCCGCCTGGACCTGTTTCGACCCTGGAAGGGCAGCAGGCAATCAAGGGGGAGGCTATCTCGACATCTACACCACAAGCTGTTGCCCCTGAACTTAAACAGTCATTTATCGAGGCACCGTGGGCACGACAaacgccaacaacatccTCGCACGCGCCAGTGACGAAGCAGACGGGCAAGCACGCGTCGTTGGCAACTCCAGCCGTTAGGCACTTGGCGAGGGAGCTGAGCGTAGACATCACTCAGATACCTGGGACAGGCAAGGATGGACGGGTGCTCAAGGAGGATGTCTACAAGTTTTTACAAGCTAGGGACTCTGCGCCAACACTCTACCCATCTGCTGCTACGCCAACCTCGCCAGGCGGgaccgctgctgctgctgctgctgctgctaccgcCGCGAGCGCGTTCTCCTCCCCAGACGCCACGATACCCGGCCCTCAAAAGGAAACTCCGGTGCCTCTCACAAGGACGCAGGAAATGATGTTCAAGTCCATGACGCGGTCACTAACCATCCCACATTTCCTCTATGCCGACGAAGTCGATTTCACCCCCCTGGTCGAGTTGCGCACGCGCCTCAACCGGGTCCTCTCCAAGTCTGGCCTTCCCGAGGGCCAGGTCAGCAAACTGTCTTATCTCCCCTTCATCATCAAGGCCGTTAGCATGGCTCTTTACAAGTACCCCGTCCTCAATGCTCGTGTCGAGCTCGATAGCAACAGCAATGGCAAGCCATCTCTCGTCATGCGCAGCCAGCACAACATTGGTGTCGCAATGGACACACCTTCCGGCTTGCTCGTGCCCGTCATCAAGAACGTCGGAAGCCTCAACATCCTGAGCATTGCCGCCGAGCTGGCCCGCTTACAGTCTCTAGCCGTGGCCGGCAAGCTGTCGCCCCAGGACATGTCTGGCGGTACGATCACCGTCAGCAACATTGGTAGCATCGGAGGCACGTACCTGTCCCCGGTGATAGTAGATCGGGAGGTGGCCATTCTCGGCATCGGTCGCATGCGTACTGTCCCGGCATTCTCGACGGTGCCAGGGGAGGAAGACAAGATTTTGCGAAGACAGATCTGCAACTTCAGTTGGAGTGCGGACCACCGCGTGATTGACGGGGCGACTATGGCTAGGGCGGCGGACGTGGTGAGGACGATTGTTGAGGAGCCTGATGTTATGGTTATGCACCTCAGGTGA
- a CDS encoding F1F0 ATP synthase assembly protein Atp10, producing MLSRATIRARSTAGACLLCQWRSFSVSYQRLANKTPSPQTTKPSTPPSTPAPAPDAASKDAASAAPVSPIESLRESGPLANAPRAYGKALDTFTPTHLSRPIGMHNPPNPGENTGIDTRTLQQKRDDFVNYEKHLKKREMLKSKISRPYFRDWRNMQFHKGKTFLAPPRLFKADLSLYFPNLHGRTLAKDDAAKVADTTPLLEGHCSVVTVFSSMWAENQIRTFVSPEANPVLQSVLKQSGGRAQLVQINIEEDAMKAWLVRLFMGSLRKKVDEDDWKRYFLVTKGITDEIRESIGLLNSKVGYTYLVDHNCRIRWAGSGDAEGDEKEGLIKGVQRILDEMTKEGVGKNYVRKTAAVPELKAEGSVAAQ from the exons ATGCTCAGCCGCGCAACAATAAGAGCTCGGTCGACAGCCGGCGCCTGCCTCCTATGCCAATGGAGGTCGTTCAGTGTGTCATATCAGAGGCTTGCCAATAAGACACCATCACCCCAGACAACCAAACCGTCGACACCACCATCGACACCAGCTCCGGCCCCCGATGCTGCTTCGAAAGATGCCGCTTCGGCGGCTCCCGTGTCGCCCATCGAATCCCTCAGAGAATCCGGCCCTCTAGCCAATGCGCCCAGAGCCTACGGCAAGGCGCTCGATACCTTCACGCCAACCCACTTGTCAAGGCCCATTGGCATGCACAACCCCCCAAATCCCGGAGAGAACACAGGAATCGACACGCGCACACTCCAGCAGAAGAGGGATGACTTTGTCAACTATGAGAAACATCTGAAGAAGCGAGAGATGCT CAAATCCAAAATCTCCCGCCCCTACTTCCGCGACTGGCGCAACATGCAATTTCACAAGGGCAAGACATTCCTCGCGCCGCCACGTCTCTTCAAAGCCGACCTTTCCCTGTACTTTCCCAACTTGCATGGCCGGACACTCGCCAAGGACGATGCGGCCAAGGTCGCCGACACCACACCTCTCCTAGAAGGCCACTGCTCCGTCGTCACCGTCTTCAGCAGCATGTGGGCCGAGAACCAGATCCGTACCTTTGTCTCTCCCGAAGCCAACCCAGTCCTGCAGTCGGTCCTGAAGCAGAGCGGCGGGCGCGCGCAATTGGTGCAGATCAATATTGAAGAGGATGCCATGAAGGCGTGGTTGGTCAGACTGTTTATGGGCTCGCTGCGCAAGAaggtggatgaggacgacTGGAAGAGGTATTTCTTGGTCACAAAGGGGATTACGGACGAGATTCGGGAGTCAATTGGTTTGCTAAACAGCAAGGTTGGCTACACGTATCTGGTGGATCATAACTGCCGAATTCGATGGGCGGGCAGTGGTGATGCGGAGGGagatgagaaggagggccTGATCAAGGGCGTCCAGAGGATTTTGGACGAGATGACCAAGGAGGGTGTTGGGAAGAACTATGTGCGGAAGACAGCGGCTGTCCCTGAGTTGAAGGCAGAAGGGTCTGTTGCGGCGCAATAG
- a CDS encoding protein transporter GOS1, whose translation MAATTSSTQGWAQLRQQARSLETQTEMLLHTYAQFSNQTNIPPKPTEEERHTETRLRELLDKRESVISHLTRLLTSDPSPSALKQNNLSLLRDKLSDHRRDLSRLRSTLESARTRANLLGSVRDDISAYRAANPEQGEADYMLDERGRLDRSHDVADSVLSQAYAVQDSFASQRERLAHINRRITLAASQVPGINTLITRISARKRRDGIIMGSFIAFCFLMFWFFS comes from the exons ATGGCGGCGACAACATCCTCAACCCAGGGCTGGGCCCAGTTACGACAACAAGCCCGATCGCTCGAAACACAA ACCGAAATGCTCCTCCACACATACGCCCAGTTCTCGAACCAGACCAACATCCCACCGAAGCCGACAGAAGAGGAAAGGCATACGGAAACGAGACTACGGGAGCTATTGGACAAA CGCGAGTCCGTAATCTCCCACCTCACCCGCCTCCTAACCTCGGACCCCTCCCCCTCAGCGCTCAAGCAGAACAACCTCTCCCTTCTGCGCGACAAGCTCTCGGACCACCGGCGGGACCTCTCCCGATTGCGGTCGACGCTCGAGTCGGCCCGCACGCGTGCCAACCTGCTAGGCAGCGTGCGCGACGACATCTCGGCATACCGCGCCGCCAACCCTGAGCAAGGCGAGGCCGACTACATGCTGGACGAGCGAGGCAGGCTGGACCGCAGCCACGATGTGGCCGACAGCGTGCTGAGCCAGGCGTACGCGGTGCAGGACTCATTCGCGTCCCAGCGAGAGCGGCTGGCGCACATCAACCGGCGAATTACTCTTGCGGCGAGCCAGGTGCCCGGAATCAATACCCTGATCACGAGGATATCGGCGAGGAAGAGACGGGATGGCATTATTATGGGCTCATTCATTGCGTTCTGCTTCTTGATGTTCTGGTTCTTCTCCTga
- a CDS encoding 60S ribosomal protein L6: protein MSSAAAPQTKTFGKATRTVPHSSEKAQKWYPAEDEAQPRKVRKTIRPWSPRSTLVPGTVLILLAGRFRGKRVVLLKALDQGVLLVTGPFKINGVPLRRVNARYVIATSQKVDLAGIDEAKINEIAQPKYFTAEKSKEKAGEEAFFKQGEKPQKKEVSSSRVADQKAIDKALIANIKKVEFLASYLASSFTLRKGDKPHEMKW from the exons ATGTCGTCCGCGGCGGCTCCCCAGACGAAGACCTTTGGCAAGGCGACCCGGACGGTCCCTCACTCGTCCGAGAAGGCCCAGAAATGGTACCCTGCTGAGGATGAGGCCCAGCCTCGCAAG GTCCGCAAGACCATCCGCCCGTGGTCTCCCCGCAGCACCCTCGTCCCCGGCACCGTCCTGATCCTCCTCGCTGGCCGTTTCCGTGGCAAGcgcgtcgtcctcctcaagGCTCTCGACCAGGGTGTTCTTCTCGTCACCGGCCCTTTCAAGATCAACGGTGTTCCCCTCCGTCGCGTCAACGCCCGCTACGTCATCGCCACTTCCCAGAAGGTCGATCTCGCTGGCATCGACGAGGCCAAGATCAACGAGATCGCTCAGCCCAAGTACTTCACCGCCGAGAAGTCCAAGGAGAAGGCTGGTGAGGAGGCTTTCTTCAAGCAGGGCGAGAAGCCCCAG aagaaggaggtttCCAGCAGCCGCGTTGCCGACCAGAAGGCCATCGACAAGGCCCTCATCGCCAACATCAAGAAGGTCGAGTTCCTCGCCAGCTACCTCGCCTCTTCTTTCACCCTCCGCAAGGGTGACAAGCCCCACGAGATGAAGTGGTAG
- a CDS encoding 60S ribosomal protein L35 translates to MSSGKVKAGALWSKNKDELTKQLGELKTELGQLRIQKIVSSGTKLNKIHDLRKSIARVLTIINAKQRAQLRLFYKNKKYLPLDLRAKQTRAIRRRLSKEDASRVLEKTKKRTTHFPLRKFAVKAA, encoded by the exons ATG TCTTCTGGAAAGGTCAAGGCCGGCGCTCTCTGGTCCAAGAACAAGGACGAGCTCACCAAGCAGCTCGGTGAGCTGAAGACTGAGTTGGGTCAGCTTCGCATCCAGAAGATCGTCTCTTCCGGCACCAAGCTCAACAAGAT CCACGACCTCCGCAAGTCGATCGCTCGTGTCCTTACCATCATCAACGCCAAGCAGAGGGCTCAGCTTCGTCTCTTctacaagaacaagaagtaCCTCCCTCTCGATCTCCGCGCCAAGCAGACCCGCGCTATCCGCCGCCGTCTTTCCAAGGAGGACGCTTCCCGCGTTCTTgagaagaccaagaagcgCACCACCCACTTCCCCCTCCGCAAGTTTGCCGTCAAG GCCGCTTAA
- the ti gene encoding oligosaccharyl transferase STT3 subunit, whose product MSADSLERLASAGKGDSTRTLLRVIILLLVAGAAISSRLFSVIRFESIIHEFDPWFNFRATKYLVANGFYKFWDWFDDRTWHPLGRVTGGTLYPGLMVTSGVIYHALRALSIPVDIRNVCVLLAPAFSGLTAYAAYLLTNEMTPSSSAGLLAAIFMGIAPGYISRSVAGSYDNEAIAIFLLVFTFYLWIKALKLGSMLWGALCALFYGYMVASWGGYAFITCLLPLHAFVLICMGRYSTRLYVAYTTWYALGTLASMQIPFVGFLPVKTSEHMPALGIFGFLQLLAFLDYVRSAIPSRQFQTFLWVFAGSIFGIGLIGLVVATSAGFIAPWSGRFYSLWDTGYAKIHIPIIASVSEHQPTAWPAFFFDLNMLVWLLPAGVYLCYQKLADEHVFVIVYALFGSYFAGVMVRLMLTLTPVVCVAAAIALSTILHTYLKAKSPTPEELLPEESTDGTSKKASKSGLRASNKPYIGIYATFSKVTIVGLMTAYLLLFVAHCTWVTSNAYSSPSVVLASRMPDGSQHIIDDYREAYQWLRQNTKYDAKIMSWWDYGYQIGGMADRPTLVDNNTWNNTHIATVGKAMASREEVSYPIMRQHEVDYVLIVFGGLLGYSGDDINKFLWMVRIAEGIWPDEVKEREFFTPRGEYRVDAGATDTMKNSLMYKMSYYNYNNLFPPGQAQDRVRGVRLPDEGPVLNTIEEAFTSENWIIRIYKVKDLDNLGRDHASASAFERGQKKKKVIKKKGPRVLRVD is encoded by the exons ATGTCGGCCGATTCCCTAGAACGTCTCGCCAGCGCGGGCAAAGGGGATAGCACCCGCACATTGCTGCGAGTGATTATCCTCTTGCTTGTCGCCGGTGCCGCTATCTCAAGCCGCCTGTTTTCTGTTATTC GTTTCGAATCTATCATCCATGAAT TCGATCCTTGGTTCAACTTCCGAGCGACAAAATACTTGGTCGCAAATGGATTCTACAAGTTTTGGGACTGGTTCGATGACCGGACATGGCATCCCCTGGGCCGCGTCACTGGAGGTACTCTCTATCCCGGGCTCATGGTCACCAGCGGTGTCATTTACCACGCTCTGAGGGCTCTCTCGATTCCCGTCGACATCCGGAATGTCTGCGTTCTTCTTGCACCGGCCTTTTCCGGTCTTACTGCCTACGCCGCTTACCTCCTCACCAACGAGATGACCCCGTCTTCGTCCGCCGGTCTCCTTGCCGCCATCTTCATGGGTATTGCCCCTGGCTATATCTCCCGTTCGGTCGCTGGCAGTTACGACAACGAAGCCATTGCCATTTTTCTGCTGGTCTTCACCTTCTACCTGTGGATCAAGGCTCTCAAGCTCGGATCCATGCTTTGGGGAGCTCTTTGCGCCCTCTTCTACGGTTACATGGTTGCTTCCTGGGGTGGTTATGCCTTCATCACCtgtctcctccccctccacgcATTTGTTCTTATCTGCATGGGTCGCTACAGCACTAGGCTTTATGTTGCGTACACCACTTGGTATGCATTGGGAACATTGGCCAGCATGCAGATTCCCTTTGTTGGTTTTCTGCCTGTCAAGACTAGCGAGCACATGCCTGCTTTGG GCATCTTTGGATTCCTTCAGCTTTTGGCTTTCCTCGACTACGTTCGTTCAGCGATTCCCAGCCGGCAATTCCAGACCTTCTTGTGGGTCTTTGCTGGAAGTATCTTTGGTATCGGCCTCATCGGCCTTGTCGTTGCTACCAGTGCTGGTTTCATTGCTCCCTGGAGTGGTCGATTCTACTCCCTGTGGGACACGGGATACGCCAAGATTCACATTCCCATCATCGCCTCGGTCTCTGAGCATCAGCCTACAGCATGgcccgccttcttcttcgacctCAACATGCTCGTGTGGCTCTTGCCCGCTGGCGTCTATCTGTGCTACCAGAAGCTGGCTGATGAGCATGTCTTCGTCATTGTTTACGCCTTGTTTGGCAGCTACTTCGCCGGTGTCATGGTTCGTCTCATGTTGACGCTCACCCCTGTTGTTTGCGTTGCGGCGGCCATTGCGCTCTCCACCATCCTTCACACGTATCTCAAGGCCAAGTCACCCACCCCGGAGGAGCTTCTTCCTGAGGAATCTACCGACGGTACCTCCAAGAAAGCATCGAAGTCGGGTCTTAGGGCGTCGAACAAGCCATACATCGGCATCTATGCGACCTTCTCCAAGGTCACCATTGTTGGTCTCATGACCGCCTACCTATTGCTGTTTGTTGCTCACTGCACATGGGTCACCTCAAACGCTTATTCGTCACCTTCAGTCGTCTTGGCCAGTAGGATGCCCGATGGTAGCCAGCACATCATTGACGATTATCGTGAGGCGTATCAGTGGTTGCGCCAGAACACCAAGTATGACGCCAAGATCATGTCTTGGTGGGATTATGGCTACCAGATTGGTGGCATGGCCGACCGTCCCACGCttgtcgacaacaacacctgGAACAACACACACATCGCGACTGTCGGCAAGGCCATGGCCTCCCGCGAGGAAGTCAGCTATCCCATCATGCGCCAACACGAGGTGGACTATGTCTTGATTGTTTTCGGTGGCCTTTTGGGATATTCCGGCGACGATATTAACAAGTTCCTCTGGATGGTTCGTATTGCCGAGGGCATTTGGCCTGATGAGGTCAAGGAGCGCGAGTTCTTTACGCCTCGCGGTGAATATCGTGTCGATGCCGGGGCTACCGACACCATGAAGAACAGCTTGAT GTACAAGATGTCGTATTATAACTACAACAACCTCTTTCCCCCTGGACAGGCTCAAGATCGCGTCCGTGGCGTCCGCCTTCCCGACGAAGGCCCGGTTCTCAACACCATCGAGGAGGCCTTCACGAGCGAAAACTGGATTATCCGCATTTACAAGGTCAAGGACCTCGATAACCTAGGCCGTGACcatgcttctgcttctgcatTTGAGCGCggccagaagaagaaaaaggtgataaagaagaagggaccTCGGGTTCTGCGTGTAGACTGA
- a CDS encoding acetate kinase has protein sequence MKDVEDIHRPMLNSLQSTSAKMKKIVLSVNAGSSSVKISAYSALFGQAPIQLAEAQISGLTAPPPTLRYTRHGEKVINDEEVKDQKVSTQADAFDILVKALIDDNGVPEISSKEDIAYICHRIVHGGDFVRPKLISDETYHNLEKLNDLAPLHNSTSLVIVHRCMSDMPKTTFNIACFDSQFHHTIPEHIRTYPINQDIARNNHLRKYGFHGISYAFITRATAEFLGKKVEDVNIIALHLGSGASACAIKGGKSLDNSMGLTPLAGLPGATRSGSVDPSLVFHYASDVGKLSPASTKDLHISRAEEILNKQSGWKALTGTTNFGTITAALDPSSSDTTSHLSPEEVAKMRLAFDIFVERICAYIGSYYVSLQGQVDALVFAGGIGEKSDRLRAAVIEQVSCLGFGPVDKEANETRVKEELDDSHDVIEIAPPNSKKGGKDGREHRVLVCKTDEQFEMARACAEDGEFWR, from the exons ATGAAGGATGTCGAAGATATTCACCGTCCGATGCTAAACAGCCTCCAGAGTACATCAgccaagatgaagaagattgTCCTTTCAGTCAATGCTGGGTCCTCCTCCGTCAAGATCTCAGCCTACAGCGCTCTCTTCGGCCAAGCGCCCATCCAGCTTGCCGAAGCCCAAATAAGCGGCCTGACCGCACCACCTCCCACCCTTCGATATACACGGCATGGCGAGAAAGTAATCAACGACGAGGAAGTCAAAGATCAAAAGGTGTCCACCCAAGCCGATGCCTTCGATATCCTCGTCAAGGCCTTGATCGACGACAATGGCGTCCCCGAGATCAGCAGCAAGGAGGACATCGCCTACATCTGCCACCGCATCGTTCACGGCGGAGACTTTGTGCGGCCCAAGCTGATCTCGGACGAAACCTATCACAACCTCGAGAAGCTAAACGACCTGGCGCCGCTGCACAACTCCACTagcctcgtcatcgtccacCGCTGCATGAGCGACATGCCCAAGACGACCTTTAACATCGCCTGCTTCGACAGCCAATTTCACCACACCATCCCCGAGCACATCCGGACGTACCCCATCAACCAGGACATCGCGCGGAACAACCATCTGAGGAAGTATGGCTTCCACGGCATCAGCTACGCCTTCATCACCCGTGCCACCGCCGAGTTTTTGGGTAAGAAGGTCGAGGATGTCAACATCATCGCTCTCCATCTCGGATCCGGAGCGAGTGCGTGCGCCATCAAGGGCGGAAAGAGCCTTGATAACAGCATGGGATTAACTCCCCTAGCTGGACTTCCTGGTGCCACGAGAAGCGGGAGTGTCGATCCTAG TCTTGTCTTCCATTACGCCAGCGACGTAGGCAAGCTCTCCCCGGCCTCCACGAAAGATCTCCACATCTCCCGCGCCGAAGAGATCCTCAACAAGCAATCCGGTTGGAAAGCTCTGACGGGCACCACCAACTTTGGCACCATCACCGCCGCTTTGgacccctcctcttcagaCACCACCTCCCATCTATCTCCGGAAGAAGTTGCCAAAATGCGTCTAGCATTCGATATTTTCGTCGAACGTATCTGCGCCTACATTGGCTCATACTACGTCTCGCTCCAAGGACAAGTCGACGCGCTCGTATTCGCCGGCGGCATCGGTGAGAAGAGCGATCGGCTGCGGGCAGCGGTCATTGAGCAGGTCAGCTGTCTTGGGTTTGGACCCGTGGATAAGGAGGCGAATGAGACGAGGGTCAAAGAGGAGTTGGATGATAGTCATGATGTTATCGAAATTGCTCCTCCAAACTCAAAGAAGGGGGGTAAAGATGGGAGAGAGCATAGGGTATTGGTTTGCAAGACTGACGAGCAGTTTGAGATGGCGAGGGCATGTGCCGAGGATGGGGAATTTTGGCGATGA
- the csp-1 gene encoding conidial separation-1, with protein sequence MFARDANGHTVQLLNDDEPQKAPQVQYQPMPYRAPSSFGQPYHPALTRSISSSPNTPELLRSDSYDSQMSNEPISPMTPIYDYSRGYPIDTRPYEDYSDAHSYIGAKRPRTMSDSRSMSYEDDAASPAATERAGKRYPCRYRDSHGCEKTFTTSGHASRHSKIHTAEKAVPCSFQGCTKKFTRADNMKQHLETHYKDKSRSSTRPSLAGERKPSSSGKSSRSKSTTSVTTVAAAASPATLPLTPGVGSAWDMRGLNLPLLSPSVAVPTPSSGLDALAMAVACQEGSS encoded by the coding sequence ATGTTCGCCAGGGACGCCAATGGACACACTGTCCAGCTCCTCAACGACGATGAGCCTCAAAAAGCTCCCCAGGTCCAGTATCAGCCCATGCCTTACCGCGCGCCATCCAGCTTTGGACAACCCTACCACCCCGCCTTGACCAGGAGTATCTCGTCGTCACCAAACACTCCAGAGCTGCTTCGATCCGACTCCTATGACTCCCAAATGAGCAACGAGCCCATCTCTCCCATGACTCCCATCTACGACTATAGCCGGGGTTACCCTATCGATACTCGGCCGTACGAGGACTACTCCGACGCTCACAGCTACATTGGTGCGAAGAGGCCGCGCACCATGAGCGACAGCAGGTCCATGTCTTATGAGGATGACGCTGCCAGCCCGGCAGCCACTGAAAGGGCCGGCAAGCGCTATCCGTGCAGGTATCGGGACAGCCATGGTTGTGAAAAGACCTTCACCACATCCGGCCATGCTTCGAGGCATTCCAAGATTCACACTGCCGAAAAGGCTGTCCCCTGTTCGTTTCAAGGCTGCACCAAAAAGTTCACACGGGCCGACAACATGAAGCAGCATCTGGAAACACACTACAAGGACAAGTCGCGCTCATCTACCCGGCCATCTCTAGCTGGAGAGCGCAAGCCTTCTTCCTCAGGAAAGTCCTCTCGATCcaagtcaacaacatcagTAACAACcgtcgccgctgccgctagCCCGGCCACACTACCACTCACACCTGGGGTTGGGAGTGCCTGGGACATGCGTGGACttaaccttcctcttctgagCCCTTCGGTCGCTGTGCCAACGCCGAGTAGTGGGCTAGACGCTCTGGCTATGGCAGTCGCCTGCCAAGAAGGGTCTTCTTAG